The genomic window tttccaatgaaggttatgtatacaggatttgtcttgaaatgtttattgtattttcattgaaatttattatttgtatggcaagattaattgtggcaggggtctccaagccggtcctcaagggccgctgtggggcctgttttttgtttcaaccaatcgagtaccgacagtttaaccaatgaagtttctgctaaaacaagcagcacttgactgcaatcaactgattacacttgtaagacaccagattagcGCACAGGTGTTGTCttcttttgttggaatgaaattctgcgcccgctgcggccctatgtggaatagtttggagaccactgaattatggcataaacaatgaagtcattttatagacagagatatattataatcaattggatacacagaatttatttttcaaagcaagtttttttcatttgtttattcaggttgatcatagagctagtacagaaaatgaatccaactctagttcagccttgcagtactttgagcgccccaagtcagacagtcacagtctagacatattttcttcattttctctcaaagtgcacgaaattgatgcattttacaataaaatgtaaaaaaaaaaaaaaaaaatctccccaggggggcatgccccccgaCCCCCCTAGTggttctgtgtttcccttcctatagtgattcttgtgggctgggctgagtcaaagtccagggctactttttagtcccagtccaccCCTGGTGATGGGAGAATTTCAGACTCACGGACTTGAAATTGCTGGTCGTGAGACCTAATGTTTTGTTCCATTCGCACTATAGCAAAATTAGGACACACATGCGACCATTTAGTTGCAAGTAAAAAATTTCAGGGAAAAGTACACGCAAtttatgagtaactgcttacaatggcagatttttttttttttacaggggtAGACAACTAGGGGAAATTAGCCACTGGGCCAGGTCAACGCGTCAGTTATTGATAacaataaaatttatttttttgaggtaGATTTGATGAAAAGTGGTGCaagactgtttaaaaaaaaaacaaaaaacaaaaacgtgaaaCTAGTGCAAAGACTCCAATTCCGTAAGCCCATCCATAATCACTCCAGTATAGCCAGTAGTTCTTCCATCTCCTCAGTTTTTgcgccaaaatatttttgtgtaacATCGAAGTGTAACAAACTGGCGTGTGGCGTCGGCATTTACCCGTTTTCAACTTGACGTGGTGCACCAACGCGGAACACGATTACTCCAACCAGAAACCTGAATGAACTCAAATCGACTCTACTGACCACTTAgacatattttaatgttttcaggAAACATACACAATTTTTTTCTGGGGAGGCGGGCCCGCAGAAGAACCGCGTCCCTGGGCGAAGCTTTCCTGTCTTCCCCTTATCGCCCTCTGGAGGTCTCCCCTGGCTCAGTTGTTGTGGTAACAATTTAGAAGTCAGACATATCTAAGTCAATTATGGCTAACAAGCTAGACCGTCATTATAACGGTATCATTTACTCTGTAGTCACGCGAATGAATTATAACGTTCATACCATAGGTTTCGTACTCGTTAACTTTTCTCTAACATAGTTGTGTGCATATGTGGGCAGTGCTCTGCGCACCTCACAGttaaccttttttttgttgttgttgtttgtttcatCATAGCCAAGCCAATTCCAGCAGTCTCTCCACTGGGGCTAAAACTTTCTCTCCCTATTCTTTCCATATTGGTTGTAGCTTTCCCTGAACTCCTCAGATGACTTTCTCTTTCTTGagtggtctttttttcccccccgggtgctgggggtttcagaaacatgtcgTCTTGTAACGTTAGGTGGGTTTCTGAGTTACTGACAATCAATCAGCAGCAGTAATCAGGTAGCGCATGGTCATGCGGGAGCGAACGAGTTGCGGTTCCGCCACACGGAAAGCCAACAGCTGGCTGGGTAGACTGTGAGGTTGTCTTTGATCAGGATAGCGTAACGTCATCAAAACACGGAACCACTGGGAATTAATGTGAAATAAGAATTTGTTTTTAATCGATGCGATATTTTTAATGTCCCCACCGGGCCAGTGGTTGGAATATTCTGGTGGCCCTGACTGTTTCAAAAGTACGTCTCGACCACCGTGCCATTTAGATTGTCGACTCCTGTTTAAGCATTGGTATATTTTCTCAGCACGTCTActtgaactgttattatactgtactataacaggGTCTCTGCAGGGTTCAACAagccaaatttaagacttttaaagaTATGTTAAGACCACACTGAATACAATTTAAGGCCAATTTCAAATCCTTGCCgccaaaaaatgtacaaaagatTTGAAGGAAAATTGGAGGCCCGTAATTGTTTGCAGAGTATATGAATTTATTCCTAGTTCTTTCACACGTGATACAAATGCGCACAAAGCACTACTACTAgtagtagcaaaaaaaaaaaaaaaaaagtcaagatttTTAAGACAAGACCTTTTATGAAATTTTAGGATaattttagacattttaaggccttaaatcaaatgattggatttaacttatttttttaagaccTCGCGGATACCCTGTATAACCTTTTAACCATATTTGGCCACGTCTACATCACCAGTCCAAACAACATGAGAGCTctgtagtggagaaaacatttcctaccatgaaattaaaactatcatatccggttttccgtggtccatCCGTGCCAAATAGAAACTGGGAGAGGTTGAAGTCTGCACTTTCGAGTGAAATAGTTGTTACGGCGCTTTAAAGAAGTCACGTGATTGAACTGGCCGCCATGATCATAGGACCTCTGACTGCTAGCTCGTGTGTGGTCATATGTCGATGCTTGCGTCCTATTTGTATAATGAAGtcatgattattgttgcgacgtctggtAAAAATGGTCAAATCTTAAATGTAgaataaaaagggaaaaaatgagTGTTGCGCAGTAAGAGTAGCCTTTCATctcatctactcaagtaaaaagtatggcactTGGAAGTTTGTTTTTCCCAAATGAAttaatactcaagtaaatgtaacgtgttactacccacctctgaataaCATACTTACGATAGTAAGTAACCTCTACTGGGATGTGTCCAGGCCTCTAAGAAGACCGGGATTTTGAAGTGGTGGACCAGAAAGACCGCCTGTAATACTACTGCCCACATCTGTCCGCAGGTAACCAAAACCTCCATCGGGACCCGGGTACCACTGCCTGGAGCAGGCCGCCATCGCCTGAGGTGGAGACAGCGCCATGTTGTCAGGTGGAAGACTCCGTCGCCCTCCCAGACATGTGGGCTGTCATCAAACCGGGGTACGTCCGCGAGAAGATCGCACTCTTTGCGCCACCTGAAGTGGAGACGGCGCGGCAGACTGTGTCGGTGGGTGCCACGGTGGCGTTTCTGGAAGAGCGCCGCGCTAGCAGACGTCACGCTCAACTCAGCGTGGCCAGGACTGAGGACCTGGAGAGCGTGAGGGTGTCAGACATGGTGGCCAAGCTGGAATGTCTGCAGCATCGCAACGAGGAGTTGCAACTAAGGAGGCCGCTGTCATGTCCGCCAGCCGTTTCAGACCCCGAGTTGATTGTACATCCGAGATACTCCCACTCAGATGGCGCCGCGGTTCTGGAGATGCTGCCCTCACTCGAGGAGACGGAACCTATTCCAGGGTTATTGTTTCTCTCCACCCCTTCGCCATCGCCTGCTGTTTCGAATCATAGCCTGACACCGATTGTACATCAGAGGTCGCCTCCGTCTCTGGAAAAGCCGTCCTCGCTGGAGGAGACGGAACCCCCTCCTGGGTTATTGTTTATGTCCACCCCTTTGCCACCGCCGTCCCTGAAGGCGGAGCAGGCGGAGACGGCCAAAGACTTCCCGGAGATGAGACGGCAACTATGCGAAGTCCCGGAGGCGCTACCCGATCCAGGCACTCCATCGCTAGCCGCACTGCCACCTGACGTTCTGCTGGCCGTTTTCGCGCTGCTCCCCACCCGCGCGCTAGCGGCGCTCAAGTGCTCGTGCCGTTACTTCAAGTTCATCATTGAGAACTACGGCGTCCGACCCGCCGACTCCCTATGGGTGTCCGACCCCCGCTACCGCGATGACCCCTGCAAGCGATGCAAGCGGCGCTACGTCCGTGGCGACGTGTCACTGTGCCGCTGGCACCGCAAGCCGTACTTCCAAGCACTGCCGGACGGGCCCGGGTTCTGGATGTGCTGCCCTGCCTGGCGCCGGGACGCCCCCGGCTGCAGCACGGGGCTCCACGACAACCGCTGGGTGCCATCCCACCGCAGCGTCGCTGTCTGCCACGGTAACGTAGATGGctgaacatcttttttttttgccaagttttGGATAAGACTTTTCTGCAGAACTGGAAGTTGCATTATGGTCAGCACACTCATGTGGTTGTGGTGGGGAATGCAAGGCAAAGATGgacattttgtattttttgcttGTATGTTGTTTACGTGTACAGAAATGACTTAAGAAAGCCGCGTGATTGCCTTGGAGATGTTGCAATAAAAAGAAAGATTTAAAATTAGAATTTCAGTTGTTCCCTTCACTTTTTCTATggcttttt from Corythoichthys intestinalis isolate RoL2023-P3 chromosome 15, ASM3026506v1, whole genome shotgun sequence includes these protein-coding regions:
- the fbxo34 gene encoding F-box only protein 34; amino-acid sequence: MHIKPVRSELRVNVTAEPSCCRTEDAVALLDMWAVIKPGHVREKIALFVLLAPEPPRGGSQYGEGPLSPRTGKVKGRWREKSIAKRRRKSAGRGNQNLHRDPGTTAWSRPPSPEVETAPCCQVEDSVALPDMWAVIKPGYVREKIALFAPPEVETARQTVSVGATVAFLEERRASRRHAQLSVARTEDLESVRVSDMVAKLECLQHRNEELQLRRPLSCPPAVSDPELIVHPRYSHSDGAAVLEMLPSLEETEPIPGLLFLSTPSPSPAVSNHSLTPIVHQRSPPSLEKPSSLEETEPPPGLLFMSTPLPPPSLKAEQAETAKDFPEMRRQLCEVPEALPDPGTPSLAALPPDVLLAVFALLPTRALAALKCSCRYFKFIIENYGVRPADSLWVSDPRYRDDPCKRCKRRYVRGDVSLCRWHRKPYFQALPDGPGFWMCCPAWRRDAPGCSTGLHDNRWVPSHRSVAVCHGNVDG